The proteins below are encoded in one region of Avibacterium volantium:
- the aspA gene encoding aspartate ammonia-lyase yields the protein MKNTRIEVDLLGKREVPNDAYWGIHTLRAMENFNISDDTISDVPEFVRGMVMVKKATALANGELGAIPKKIANAIVKACDEVLENGRCMDQFPTDVYQGGAGTSVNMNTNEVIANLALELLGHKKGEYDIIDPMDHVNASQSTNDAYPTGFRIAVYNSIMHLLKNIRYLQKGFEAKAKEFADVLKMGRTQLQDAVPMTVGQEFKAFSVLLEEEVRNLKRTAKLLLEVNLGATAIGTGLNTPEGYAELAVKYLAEVSQLPCVPSENLIEATSDCGAYVMVHSALKRTAVKLSKVCNDLRLLSSGPRAGLNEINLPELQAGSSIMPAKVNPVVPEVVNQVCFKVIGNDTTVTFAAEAGQLQLNVMEPVIGQAMFESISLLSNACVNLRDKCINGITVNREVCQNYVLNSIGIVTYLNPFIGHHNGDIVGKICAETGKSVREVVLERRLLTEEQLDDILSLENLMNPRYKATRFTEEE from the coding sequence ATGAAAAATACTCGTATTGAAGTGGATTTATTAGGCAAACGCGAAGTGCCAAATGATGCCTATTGGGGCATTCACACGTTGCGTGCAATGGAAAATTTCAACATTTCAGATGATACCATTTCTGACGTGCCAGAATTTGTACGCGGAATGGTGATGGTGAAAAAAGCCACCGCGCTAGCCAATGGTGAGCTAGGGGCAATTCCGAAAAAAATTGCCAATGCCATTGTCAAAGCCTGTGATGAAGTGCTAGAAAATGGACGCTGTATGGATCAATTCCCAACCGATGTGTATCAAGGCGGTGCAGGCACTTCCGTGAATATGAACACCAATGAAGTGATTGCCAACCTTGCATTGGAATTGCTCGGGCATAAAAAAGGCGAATACGACATTATCGATCCAATGGATCACGTTAATGCCAGCCAATCCACCAATGATGCCTACCCAACGGGCTTCCGCATTGCGGTATATAACAGCATTATGCACTTGCTGAAAAATATCCGTTATCTACAAAAAGGTTTTGAAGCTAAAGCCAAAGAGTTTGCCGATGTGCTAAAAATGGGACGCACCCAATTACAAGATGCCGTGCCAATGACCGTAGGGCAAGAATTTAAGGCTTTCTCCGTGTTATTGGAAGAAGAAGTGCGTAACCTAAAACGCACAGCAAAATTACTGCTTGAAGTCAATCTTGGCGCAACCGCCATTGGTACGGGGTTAAACACCCCTGAAGGATATGCGGAACTAGCGGTGAAATACCTTGCTGAAGTAAGCCAACTACCTTGCGTACCTTCTGAAAACTTAATCGAAGCCACTTCCGACTGCGGCGCTTATGTGATGGTTCACAGTGCCTTAAAACGCACTGCGGTGAAATTATCCAAAGTATGTAATGACTTACGTCTTTTATCTTCAGGCCCAAGAGCAGGTTTAAATGAAATCAACTTGCCAGAATTACAAGCAGGTTCGTCCATTATGCCAGCCAAAGTAAACCCTGTTGTGCCAGAAGTGGTGAATCAAGTGTGCTTTAAAGTGATCGGTAACGACACCACCGTGACTTTCGCCGCAGAAGCAGGGCAATTACAGCTCAACGTAATGGAACCGGTGATTGGTCAAGCAATGTTTGAATCCATTTCACTTCTTAGCAATGCGTGCGTGAACTTGCGTGATAAATGCATAAATGGCATTACCGTAAACCGTGAAGTGTGCCAAAACTATGTACTAAATTCTATTGGAATTGTAACTTACCTGAATCCGTTTATCGGACACCATAATGGTGATATTGTAGGTAAGATCTGCGCCGAGACAGGAAAAAGCGTGCGTGAAGTTGTCCTTGAACGCCGCCTGCTCACGGAAGAGCAACTTGATGATATTCTTTCTTTAGAAAATCTGATGAATCCACGCTATAAAGCTACTCGCTTTACCGAAGAAGAATAA
- the rne gene encoding ribonuclease E — MKRMLINATQKEELRVALVDGQRLFDLDIESPGHEQKKANIYKGRITRVEPSLEAAFVDYGAERHGFLPLKEIAREYFPADYVYQGRPNIRDILHEGQEVIVQVNKEERGNKGAALTTFVSLAGSYLVIMPNNPRAGGISRRIEGEERLELKEALSSLDVPEGVGLIVRTAGVGKSPEELQWDLKVLLHHWEAIKQASESRPAPFLIHQESDVIVRAIRDYLRRDIGEILIDNQKVYEKAKAHIKLVRPDFINRVKLYQGEMPLFSHYQIESQIESAFQREVRLPSGGSIVIDVTEALTAIDINSARSTRGGDIEETALNTNLEAADEIARQLRLRDLGGLIVIDFIDMTPIRHQREVENRMRDAVRQDRARIQISRISRFGLLEMSRQRLSPSLGESSHHVCPRCQGTGKIRDNESLSLSILRLLEEEAIKENTKQVHTIVPVQIASYLLNEKRKAISSIEKRHNVDIVVAPNEAMETPHFSVFRVREGEDVHELSYNLAKLHQDQDDNFAAEESLVTRNIETAAVTTESVLENAAVSLAIETPAPMPVAKKENKPSLISRILAKIKSLFVEEKETKKTPNRSNKNNRRRNQERRNTRRNRNENGRNVEDKRQEKVVEQETRSSRKAKKAQADENQQNHLVETKVIEEVVEQAQPRRQRRDLRKKVRVAEVQEPAAATTETAEVVETHQFAALPVQKDSVEVNAVENVVTPALEIEENTESGEKRRDNRRRLPRHLRVNNPRRRRQSQGEEKSPMPLFAAVASPELASGKVWIDSNVFTNNKGNAFLSVDELLEQQNNQSEAAVVTPATKLIVQNSADEPKPLAGFITQPANESVEKKVQASLQRLNSVSAEPAANAVEGVSQPAKIEEKTDRTYEFTGRLGTVSAVEHTKAQMTLAKAIESENTAYPIVQWKESRYYFYGRGSAGHHSAISHVYSEPTKAVAEE; from the coding sequence ATGAAAAGAATGTTAATCAACGCAACCCAAAAAGAAGAGTTGCGTGTTGCCCTTGTTGATGGGCAACGTTTGTTCGACTTGGACATTGAAAGTCCAGGCCACGAACAAAAAAAGGCCAATATTTATAAAGGCCGTATCACCCGTGTTGAACCTAGCCTTGAAGCCGCATTTGTTGATTACGGTGCGGAACGCCACGGTTTCCTTCCTTTAAAAGAAATTGCTCGTGAATACTTCCCTGCGGATTATGTGTATCAAGGTCGCCCAAATATTCGTGATATTTTGCACGAAGGGCAAGAAGTTATCGTTCAAGTAAACAAAGAAGAACGTGGCAACAAAGGGGCGGCGCTCACCACTTTCGTTTCCTTAGCAGGTAGCTATTTGGTGATTATGCCAAATAATCCAAGAGCTGGCGGAATTTCTCGCCGCATTGAAGGGGAAGAACGTTTAGAATTAAAAGAAGCCTTAAGCTCGCTTGATGTGCCTGAGGGTGTAGGTTTAATCGTGCGTACTGCAGGCGTGGGCAAATCCCCAGAAGAATTACAGTGGGATTTAAAAGTTCTGTTACACCATTGGGAAGCTATTAAACAAGCCTCTGAAAGCCGTCCAGCGCCATTTTTAATTCACCAAGAAAGTGATGTGATTGTCCGCGCGATTCGTGATTACTTACGCCGTGATATTGGCGAAATTTTGATTGATAATCAAAAGGTTTATGAAAAAGCCAAAGCGCACATTAAATTAGTGCGTCCTGATTTCATCAATCGCGTTAAACTCTATCAAGGCGAAATGCCATTATTCAGCCATTATCAAATTGAATCGCAAATTGAATCCGCCTTCCAACGTGAAGTGCGTTTACCGTCTGGTGGCTCGATTGTGATTGATGTGACTGAAGCGCTTACTGCCATTGATATTAACTCGGCACGCTCAACTCGTGGTGGCGACATTGAAGAAACCGCGCTCAACACGAACCTTGAAGCGGCTGATGAAATTGCTCGTCAATTACGCTTGCGTGATTTAGGTGGCTTAATTGTTATCGACTTCATTGATATGACCCCAATTCGTCATCAACGTGAAGTGGAAAATCGTATGCGTGATGCGGTGCGTCAAGATCGTGCGCGTATTCAAATTAGCCGCATTTCTCGTTTTGGCTTATTAGAAATGAGCCGCCAGCGTTTAAGCCCGTCTTTAGGGGAGTCTTCCCATCACGTTTGCCCGCGTTGTCAAGGCACAGGGAAAATTCGTGATAACGAATCCCTCTCGCTGTCCATCTTACGTTTATTGGAAGAAGAAGCGATCAAAGAAAACACCAAACAAGTTCACACCATTGTGCCGGTCCAAATTGCTTCTTACCTGCTTAATGAAAAACGTAAAGCCATTAGCAGCATTGAAAAACGCCATAACGTAGATATTGTGGTTGCCCCAAATGAGGCAATGGAAACACCGCATTTCAGCGTATTCCGTGTGCGTGAGGGGGAAGATGTTCACGAGTTAAGTTATAACTTAGCCAAATTACATCAAGATCAAGATGATAATTTCGCCGCAGAAGAATCTTTGGTTACGCGCAATATTGAAACTGCGGCAGTAACTACTGAAAGCGTGCTAGAAAATGCAGCGGTATCTTTAGCGATTGAAACGCCAGCGCCAATGCCTGTGGCGAAGAAGGAAAATAAACCTTCATTAATTTCGCGTATTTTAGCGAAAATTAAATCGCTCTTTGTGGAAGAAAAAGAAACAAAGAAAACGCCAAATCGTTCTAATAAAAACAACCGCCGCCGCAATCAAGAACGCCGCAACACGCGCCGTAATCGTAATGAAAATGGGCGTAATGTGGAAGATAAGCGTCAAGAGAAAGTGGTGGAACAAGAAACACGTTCGTCCCGTAAGGCAAAAAAAGCACAAGCTGATGAAAACCAGCAAAATCATCTTGTTGAAACTAAGGTGATTGAAGAAGTGGTTGAGCAAGCGCAACCACGCCGCCAACGCCGTGATTTACGCAAAAAGGTGCGTGTTGCCGAAGTGCAAGAACCTGCTGCAGCAACAACAGAAACAGCGGAAGTGGTGGAAACGCACCAATTTGCAGCATTACCTGTTCAAAAAGACTCTGTTGAAGTCAATGCAGTAGAAAATGTGGTAACGCCAGCGCTTGAAATTGAGGAAAATACAGAGAGCGGTGAAAAACGTCGTGATAATCGTCGCCGTTTACCACGTCATTTACGCGTGAATAATCCTCGCCGTCGTCGTCAATCGCAAGGTGAAGAAAAATCACCAATGCCATTATTTGCCGCCGTGGCATCACCAGAATTAGCCAGTGGTAAAGTGTGGATTGATAGTAATGTATTTACCAATAATAAAGGCAATGCGTTTTTATCCGTAGATGAATTGCTTGAGCAACAAAATAATCAATCAGAAGCTGCAGTGGTAACGCCGGCAACGAAATTGATTGTGCAAAACAGTGCTGATGAACCTAAACCATTAGCGGGATTTATTACCCAGCCTGCGAATGAATCGGTAGAGAAGAAAGTTCAGGCTTCTTTACAGCGTTTAAATTCAGTGAGTGCAGAGCCTGCGGCTAATGCAGTGGAAGGGGTTTCTCAGCCAGCCAAAATTGAGGAAAAAACCGACCGCACTTATGAATTTACAGGGCGTTTAGGTACGGTATCTGCCGTGGAGCATACCAAAGCGCAAATGACTTTGGCGAAAGCGATTGAAAGTGAAAATACGGCTTACCCAATCGTACAATGGAAAGAATCACGTTACTATTTCTATGGGCGTGGTTCAGCTGGTCATCATAGTGCGATTAGCCACGTTTATTCCGAGCCAACCAAAGCGGTAGCTGAAGAATAA
- the rluC gene encoding 23S rRNA pseudouridine(955/2504/2580) synthase RluC: MSNKTDEKIVNPSVKMLQISEDEAGQRIDNYLLNKLKGVPKSLIYRILRKGEVRVNKGRIKPEYKLQSGDIVRVPPVRVSEKTQAPVSKKLNKVAQLEQQIIFEDDALLVLNKPSGIAVHGGSGLDFGVIEALRALRPEARFLELVHRLDRDTSGILLVAKKRSALRHLHEQLRNKTVRKDYLALVRGQWQSHCKAIKAPLLKNELAGGERIVRVSEQGKPSETLFSIEERYDNATLVKASPVTGRTHQIRVHTQYAGHPIALDSKYGDKQFDSQMAELGLDRLFLHAYAIRLEHPKTQETLTLTAPLESKLKEILKRLRQQKFS; encoded by the coding sequence ATGTCGAATAAAACTGATGAAAAAATTGTAAATCCTAGCGTAAAAATGTTGCAGATTAGCGAAGATGAAGCAGGCCAACGCATTGATAACTATTTGTTAAATAAGCTCAAAGGCGTGCCGAAAAGTTTAATCTATCGCATTTTGCGCAAGGGTGAAGTGCGGGTAAATAAAGGACGAATTAAGCCAGAATATAAACTGCAAAGTGGTGATATTGTGCGCGTGCCGCCTGTACGCGTGAGTGAGAAAACGCAAGCGCCAGTATCGAAAAAGCTCAACAAAGTTGCACAATTAGAACAGCAAATTATTTTTGAAGATGATGCGTTATTGGTACTCAATAAGCCTTCGGGCATTGCGGTACACGGTGGCAGCGGATTAGATTTTGGCGTAATTGAAGCCTTAAGAGCATTGCGTCCTGAAGCACGTTTTTTAGAATTAGTTCATCGTTTGGATCGGGATACTTCAGGCATTTTATTAGTGGCGAAAAAACGCTCGGCATTACGCCATTTGCACGAGCAACTGCGTAATAAAACCGTACGCAAAGATTATCTCGCCTTAGTACGTGGGCAATGGCAATCTCACTGCAAAGCGATTAAAGCGCCCTTGCTGAAAAATGAATTAGCTGGCGGCGAACGGATTGTGCGCGTAAGCGAGCAAGGCAAACCGTCAGAAACCTTATTTAGCATTGAAGAACGCTATGACAATGCCACCTTGGTAAAAGCCTCCCCTGTTACTGGGCGAACTCACCAAATTCGTGTGCATACACAATATGCTGGCCACCCCATCGCCTTAGACAGCAAATATGGCGATAAACAGTTTGATAGTCAAATGGCGGAATTAGGTTTAGATCGGTTGTTTTTGCACGCTTATGCCATTCGCCTTGAACACCCAAAAACGCAGGAAACCTTAACGCTCACTGCGCCACTTGAAAGTAAGCTCAAAGAGATTTTAAAACGCTTACGCCAACAAAAATTTAGCTAA
- the clpX gene encoding ATP-dependent protease ATP-binding subunit ClpX — MTTEQQLHCSMCGKERSEVQKLIAGEDGAICNECIELCHNLLVDAEKQEQAEANQTTELPTPHEIRAHLDDYVIGQDYAKKVLAVAVYNHYKRQQVGYKSDDVELGKSNILLIGPTGSGKTLLAETLARTLNVPFAMADATTLTEAGYVGEDVENVLQKLLQNCDYDIEKAEKGIIYIDEIDKITRKSENASITRDVSGEGVQQALLKLIEGTISSIPPQGGRKHPQQEMLRLDTSKILFICGGAFAGLEKIVEKRVHVGSGIGFGAEVKGQNDKATLTELFTQVEPDDLMKFGLIPEFIGRLPVIAPLAELDEEALIQILTEPKNALTKQYQALFGFENVTLEFTREALVAMAKKALERKTGARGLRSIVEGLLLDTMYDLPSIENLEKVIIDENTVVDNEPPKMIYKS, encoded by the coding sequence ATGACAACAGAACAACAGCTCCATTGCTCAATGTGCGGCAAGGAACGCAGTGAAGTGCAAAAATTGATCGCAGGTGAAGACGGTGCGATTTGTAACGAATGTATCGAGCTTTGCCATAATTTGCTGGTTGATGCCGAAAAGCAAGAGCAAGCGGAAGCAAATCAAACTACAGAATTACCAACCCCACACGAAATTCGCGCCCATTTAGATGATTATGTTATCGGGCAAGATTATGCCAAAAAAGTGCTAGCGGTAGCAGTATATAACCACTACAAACGCCAGCAAGTAGGGTATAAATCAGATGACGTGGAATTAGGTAAAAGCAACATTTTGCTAATTGGTCCAACAGGAAGCGGAAAAACCTTGCTCGCGGAAACCTTAGCAAGAACCTTAAATGTGCCTTTCGCAATGGCAGATGCCACCACGCTAACCGAAGCAGGTTATGTGGGGGAAGATGTGGAAAACGTGCTGCAAAAATTATTGCAAAATTGTGATTATGACATCGAAAAAGCAGAGAAAGGCATTATTTACATTGATGAGATTGATAAAATCACGCGTAAATCTGAGAATGCGTCAATCACCCGTGATGTATCAGGGGAAGGCGTGCAACAAGCCTTGCTGAAATTAATTGAAGGCACAATTTCTTCCATTCCACCACAAGGCGGACGCAAACACCCACAGCAAGAAATGTTACGCCTTGATACGTCTAAGATCTTGTTTATTTGTGGTGGCGCGTTTGCAGGCTTAGAAAAAATCGTAGAAAAACGTGTTCACGTTGGCAGCGGCATCGGTTTTGGCGCGGAAGTAAAAGGGCAGAACGATAAAGCCACACTGACCGAATTATTCACTCAAGTTGAGCCAGACGACTTAATGAAATTTGGCTTAATTCCAGAGTTTATCGGACGTTTACCTGTGATTGCACCGCTTGCAGAATTAGATGAAGAAGCCCTAATTCAAATTCTTACCGAGCCGAAAAACGCACTCACCAAGCAATACCAAGCCTTGTTTGGGTTTGAAAATGTTACCCTTGAATTTACGCGCGAAGCCTTAGTGGCAATGGCGAAGAAAGCATTAGAGCGTAAAACAGGCGCGCGCGGTTTGCGTTCTATCGTAGAGGGATTGCTGCTTGACACAATGTATGACTTACCATCAATTGAAAATCTTGAAAAAGTGATTATTGATGAAAATACCGTTGTGGATAACGAACCACCGAAAATGATCTACAAATCTTAA
- the clpP gene encoding ATP-dependent Clp endopeptidase proteolytic subunit ClpP: MALIPMVVEQTARGERSYDIYSRLLKERIIFLSGQVEDNMANLIVAQLLFLESENPDKDISLYINSPGGVVTAGMAIYDTMQFIKPDVRTLCIGQACSMGAFLLAGGAPGKRAALPNARVMIHQPLGGYRGQASDIQIHAQEILKIKHTLNERLAFHTGQPFEKVEQDTDRDNFMTAEEAKLYGLIDEVLVKRETE, encoded by the coding sequence ATGGCTTTAATTCCTATGGTGGTTGAACAAACCGCGCGTGGCGAACGTTCTTACGATATTTATTCACGTTTATTAAAAGAGCGTATTATTTTTCTAAGCGGTCAAGTTGAGGACAATATGGCGAATTTAATCGTGGCTCAACTGCTGTTTTTAGAATCAGAAAATCCAGATAAAGATATTAGCCTGTATATTAATTCACCGGGCGGTGTGGTAACGGCAGGAATGGCAATTTATGACACAATGCAATTCATCAAACCTGATGTGCGTACCCTATGTATTGGGCAAGCCTGCTCAATGGGCGCATTTTTGTTAGCGGGCGGCGCACCGGGTAAACGTGCAGCATTGCCAAATGCACGCGTGATGATTCACCAACCGTTAGGTGGCTATCGTGGACAAGCTTCGGATATTCAAATCCACGCACAAGAAATCTTAAAAATTAAACACACCTTAAATGAAAGATTAGCGTTCCACACAGGACAGCCTTTTGAAAAAGTGGAACAAGACACCGACCGTGATAATTTTATGACCGCCGAAGAAGCGAAATTATACGGTTTAATTGATGAAGTATTAGTGAAAAGAGAAACGGAATAA
- the tig gene encoding trigger factor — protein MSFNIETTQGLERRVTITVPAETVDQAVREELKRVAKNARVDGFRKGKVPPHIIEKRFGASVRQDVLGDLLQKHFFNVLVDSKVNLAGRPTFNVEQFEAGKDLVFTATFEVYPEVELKGLDQIKVEKPVVEISETDIDKMVDVLRKQQATWEETQEPAKADDRVTIDFVGTVDGEEFEGGKATDFVLAMGQGRMIPGFEEGIIGHKAGDQFDIDVTFPEEYHAENLKGKAAKFAITLKKVEVMILPELTDEFVAKFGPNTKTVADLRAEIAKNMQRELKNALTARVKNQVIEGLIEQNPIDVPAAAVEQEIEVLRQQAAQRFGGNAQQAAQLPRELFEEQAKRRVQVGLLLSEVIASNELKADEARADAMIQDIASAYEQPAEVVEYYKNNKELMNNIRNVVLEDQAIDAVLAKAQVTEKPASFDEVMNPQA, from the coding sequence ATGTCATTTAATATTGAAACAACTCAAGGTCTTGAGCGTCGTGTAACTATCACCGTTCCTGCTGAAACCGTAGATCAAGCGGTGCGTGAAGAATTAAAACGTGTCGCAAAAAATGCACGCGTAGATGGTTTCCGTAAAGGTAAAGTACCACCACATATTATTGAAAAACGTTTTGGTGCATCTGTGCGTCAAGATGTGTTAGGTGATTTATTACAAAAACACTTCTTCAACGTACTTGTAGATAGCAAAGTGAATCTTGCTGGTCGTCCAACTTTCAACGTTGAACAGTTTGAAGCTGGCAAAGATCTTGTTTTCACCGCAACCTTTGAAGTGTATCCAGAAGTAGAATTAAAAGGTTTAGATCAAATCAAAGTAGAAAAACCTGTTGTTGAAATCAGCGAAACAGACATTGACAAAATGGTTGATGTGTTACGCAAACAACAAGCAACTTGGGAAGAAACTCAAGAGCCAGCAAAAGCTGATGATCGTGTAACTATTGATTTCGTTGGAACCGTTGATGGCGAAGAATTTGAAGGCGGAAAAGCAACAGACTTCGTATTAGCGATGGGGCAAGGCAGAATGATCCCTGGTTTTGAAGAAGGTATCATTGGCCACAAAGCCGGTGATCAATTTGATATTGATGTCACTTTCCCAGAAGAATATCACGCAGAAAACTTAAAAGGTAAAGCCGCGAAATTCGCGATTACCTTGAAAAAAGTAGAAGTAATGATATTACCTGAATTAACAGATGAATTCGTGGCAAAATTCGGCCCGAACACCAAAACTGTGGCAGATTTACGCGCAGAAATCGCGAAAAATATGCAACGTGAATTGAAAAATGCCTTAACTGCACGCGTAAAAAATCAAGTTATCGAAGGGTTAATTGAACAAAACCCAATTGATGTACCAGCTGCAGCCGTTGAGCAAGAAATTGAAGTGTTGCGTCAACAAGCAGCACAACGTTTTGGTGGCAATGCACAACAAGCGGCACAATTACCACGCGAATTATTTGAAGAGCAAGCAAAACGCCGCGTTCAAGTTGGTTTATTGCTTTCTGAAGTGATCGCATCAAATGAATTAAAAGCGGACGAAGCACGCGCTGACGCAATGATTCAAGATATTGCTTCTGCTTACGAACAACCAGCAGAAGTGGTGGAATACTACAAAAACAACAAAGAATTAATGAACAATATTCGTAACGTTGTTTTAGAAGATCAAGCCATTGATGCCGTGTTAGCGAAAGCACAGGTAACTGAAAAACCAGCATCATTTGATGAAGTAATGAATCCACAAGCATAA
- the lysM gene encoding peptidoglycan-binding protein LysM: MGLFDFVGDIGRKLFSKKEEASEAVEKHIAEDNPGVENLSVKVEDGVAKIEGNAASAEALEKAILMAGNVVGINSVNVDGVAIENGESLATDEEFYVIQKGDTLWKIAEKAYGNGAKYTAIVEANKEVIKDADKIFPGQKIRLPKSL, from the coding sequence ATGGGTTTATTTGATTTTGTTGGCGATATTGGTCGAAAACTTTTCTCTAAAAAAGAAGAAGCCTCGGAAGCTGTGGAAAAACACATTGCGGAAGATAACCCAGGGGTGGAAAATCTTTCTGTTAAAGTGGAAGATGGCGTGGCTAAAATTGAAGGGAATGCAGCCTCTGCGGAAGCCTTAGAAAAGGCGATTTTAATGGCAGGTAACGTGGTAGGCATTAATTCAGTGAATGTCGATGGTGTAGCCATTGAAAACGGTGAAAGCCTAGCAACTGATGAAGAATTTTATGTGATCCAAAAAGGCGATACGCTTTGGAAAATTGCAGAAAAAGCCTATGGTAATGGGGCAAAATATACCGCTATCGTTGAAGCCAATAAAGAAGTGATCAAAGATGCGGATAAGATCTTCCCGGGGCAGAAAATTCGTTTACCAAAATCACTTTAA
- a CDS encoding neutral zinc metallopeptidase, translating to MRWQGRRESSNVEDRRSARGGFGGGKKTGVLGFIILLVGAYYGVDLSGIVGTPDFGSQANHTVSSQEEQELNSLSRVVLADTETVWGNYFAQQNQRYAPPIMVLYNGATSTACGTGQSAMGPFYCPNDHRVYLDLSFYSDMKHQLGAEGESAFAYVIAHEVGHHIQNLLGILPKVHRAQQSLNQAQANQLSVKLELQADCFAGVWANQAAKTGLFETGDLEKAFRAAEAVGDDRLQKRSQGYAVPDSFTHGTSAQRLTWFKRGLQTGEPSQCNTFN from the coding sequence ATGCGTTGGCAAGGTCGTAGAGAAAGTTCCAATGTGGAAGACAGAAGAAGTGCAAGAGGCGGTTTTGGTGGCGGTAAAAAAACGGGCGTGCTTGGTTTTATTATTTTACTGGTTGGTGCTTATTATGGTGTTGATTTATCAGGGATTGTCGGCACACCTGATTTTGGCAGCCAAGCTAACCATACGGTAAGTAGCCAAGAAGAACAAGAGCTAAATAGCCTTTCTCGGGTGGTATTAGCGGATACAGAAACCGTGTGGGGAAACTATTTCGCGCAACAAAATCAGCGTTATGCCCCGCCTATTATGGTGCTGTACAATGGCGCAACTTCCACCGCCTGTGGCACAGGACAATCTGCAATGGGGCCGTTCTACTGCCCCAACGATCATCGTGTTTATCTGGATCTGTCTTTTTATAGTGATATGAAACATCAACTCGGTGCAGAAGGGGAATCTGCTTTTGCCTATGTGATCGCTCACGAAGTAGGACACCATATTCAAAACTTGCTTGGTATTTTGCCTAAAGTCCACCGCGCGCAACAAAGCCTTAACCAAGCACAAGCCAATCAGCTTTCGGTTAAATTAGAATTGCAGGCAGATTGTTTTGCCGGTGTGTGGGCTAATCAAGCGGCAAAAACTGGCTTATTTGAAACGGGCGATTTAGAAAAAGCCTTCCGCGCTGCTGAAGCGGTTGGAGACGATCGCTTACAAAAACGCTCGCAAGGCTATGCCGTGCCAGACAGCTTTACCCACGGTACGTCTGCACAGCGTTTAACTTGGTTCAAACGTGGTTTACAAACTGGTGAGCCAAGCCAATGTAACACCTTTAACTAA
- a CDS encoding pirin family protein: MNTVFHSADSRGNANHGWLKSRHTFSFANYYDPARIHFGALRVINDDYVEGGMGFGTHPHDNMEIISIPLSGDLAHKDNMGNGSVIRQGDIQVMSAGTGITHSEMNPNADTPVQFLQIWVFPNQRNVTPRYQQISIAEGEKRNDFQQILSPNADDEGVWIHQDAWFSLAKFDQGTSKTYNLHKAGNGVYAFVLKGNATIAGKPLSSRDGLGVWDTESFDVVADSDTEILLMEVPMELPQ; the protein is encoded by the coding sequence ATGAATACAGTATTTCATTCAGCAGATAGCCGTGGTAATGCAAATCACGGTTGGTTAAAAAGCCGCCATACCTTTAGCTTTGCCAATTATTATGATCCAGCGCGTATCCATTTTGGTGCATTGCGTGTGATCAATGATGATTATGTTGAAGGGGGAATGGGCTTTGGCACACACCCACACGACAATATGGAAATTATTTCTATCCCATTAAGTGGTGATTTAGCGCACAAAGACAATATGGGCAACGGCAGTGTGATTCGCCAAGGTGATATTCAAGTAATGTCAGCCGGCACAGGCATTACGCACAGCGAAATGAACCCAAATGCGGATACACCAGTGCAATTTTTACAAATTTGGGTGTTTCCAAATCAACGTAATGTGACACCACGTTATCAGCAAATTAGCATTGCTGAAGGGGAAAAACGCAATGATTTCCAACAAATTCTTTCACCGAATGCCGATGATGAAGGCGTGTGGATTCACCAAGATGCGTGGTTCTCTCTTGCGAAATTTGATCAAGGTACGAGCAAAACTTATAACCTTCATAAAGCAGGCAATGGCGTGTATGCTTTCGTATTAAAAGGCAACGCGACAATTGCAGGAAAACCGCTATCAAGCCGTGATGGTTTAGGTGTTTGGGATACCGAAAGTTTCGATGTGGTGGCAGATTCCGACACAGAAATTCTGTTAATGGAAGTGCCAATGGAATTACCACAATAA